The DNA window GGTGATAGCGCATGCCTCGCAGGGCAGCGGCTTCGGGCAATTCCGGCGACAGGTCGATCACGCAGCAATCGGCAGGCAGGCGCCGGGCTTCCAGGGCGGACAGGCGACGGCCCACGAACAATCCCGGCGAATGCTGGACGAACGCGTCGCGGCCCCGTTCGCGCACGCGCACCAGCAGCCATGTCAGCCAATAGCCCGCGAGATAAGGCCAGTACAGCAGCCATGCCATGATCGAATGGCGGCCGTCGCGCTTGCCCAGGAACCGGGTATCGCGCCGCGCGTAGGCCAGCGCCACCAGCAGCAGGCATGCCACGGCATACAGGGCGATCCAGCTGCCCAGCACGAACCAGCCCACGTGCAGCGTAACGCCGGCGGCGATCATGTAATAAAAGGCGACCGTCCAGCGCCGGGTTTCACCGGGTTGTACGAGCCACGCCACGGCGGCACCGAGCAGCAGGCCCGCCGCCACGTCGGCCGCATGGTGCTGCCAGGTGAGCAGCGTGCTTGCCGCCACGAGCACCAGCCAGCCCGCCACCAGGATGCGCCGCCAGCCGGCCAGTTGCGCGCGCAAGGCCAGCCAGAACAGCAGGCAGTAGGCCACGTGCAGCGACGGCAGCTGGTTATAGGGCTGGTCCACGATGTCGAGGAAGCCATACGCCGCCGCCAGCAACGGATCATCGAGGGCCGGGCGCGCCAGCGTGAACCGGGCTGGATAGATTGCGAAGATCAATGCCGCCGTCACCGTCGCCAGCATCATGCGCCGGCTCGTCACGCGCAATTGTTCGGCGCCTGGCGCCAGCATGAAGACCAGCACGAAAAAAACCGTCGAGGTGGCATAGGGAACGATCATCCAGGGCCAGAAGGGCACGGCGGCATCGAATGGCAATGCCACGCTGTGCTGCGCCGGCAGGCGCGCGGCGATCACGTGGCTGAGTGGGTAGCACAGGCCGAACACCAGCCAGTTGAGCAGCAGGCGGCCGGCACGGGCCCCGATCGATGGGGCTGTGGCTTGTCGTGGAAATCGCATTTGGGCATTATGCAGGGCATGGAGAACACGCATCAATACGAGCGTTGCCTGGTCATGGCCGGCGGCGGATTCCGCTTCGGCTATTACCTCGGGATCCATGCGGCAGCCGAAGAGACAGGCCATGCGCCGGACCTGCTGCTGGCCAGTTGCGGCGGCGCCGTGGCGGCCGCCGCGATCGCACGCCTGCCGGATGCCCCAGCGCGCAAGGCATGGCTGGCGTCGCGCGAAGTCC is part of the Pseudoduganella lutea genome and encodes:
- a CDS encoding phosphatase PAP2/dual specificity phosphatase family protein; this translates as MRFPRQATAPSIGARAGRLLLNWLVFGLCYPLSHVIAARLPAQHSVALPFDAAVPFWPWMIVPYATSTVFFVLVFMLAPGAEQLRVTSRRMMLATVTAALIFAIYPARFTLARPALDDPLLAAAYGFLDIVDQPYNQLPSLHVAYCLLFWLALRAQLAGWRRILVAGWLVLVAASTLLTWQHHAADVAAGLLLGAAVAWLVQPGETRRWTVAFYYMIAAGVTLHVGWFVLGSWIALYAVACLLLVALAYARRDTRFLGKRDGRHSIMAWLLYWPYLAGYWLTWLLVRVRERGRDAFVQHSPGLFVGRRLSALEARRLPADCCVIDLSPELPEAAALRGMRYHHAPLLDLHAPRPSQIRPILALVAAQRQQGRAVFIHCAMGYSRSRFIARLHARNYQRWLSRSTN